In the Pectinatus sottacetonis genome, CAGAATTATTAAACTGTGCCAAGTGAATGTTCCTCCAGATTGTTTAGGGCTGTCAATAGAATATATTCTTCTTTATCAAATATTCCCTAAGATGGGGGATAAGTCCTGCTGAAAAAAGACAATAAACATTAAACTCGGATAAATAAAATTTATTCATGTTTTAATTAAGTAATAAATATTTAAAGGAGTGAGAATTTTGGTTAAGATTAATTGGTGTGCTGCTATAATAATTGCGGTAGTATTTGTATTAAACGTAAGTGATTGTTTTGCCCAAAAATCAACAGAGGAGAATGTGCAGATTCATTTAGCAAGGGGAAATATATACGGAACTTTAGAAGTCCCTGCATCAGAAAGACCGGTACCTGTAGCTTTAATTATTGTTGGTTCAGGGCCTACTGATAGAAATGGAAATAATAATTATGGGCTAACAAATAACTGTCTTAAGATGCTGGCTGATGGATTAGCACAGGATAAAATAGCCACATTACGCTATGATAAACGGGGAATAGGCGAAAGTAAGTTTAATTTAAATGAGAGTGAACTTACTATTGAGGATTATATCAATGATGCTGCAGCATTGGTTGACGTACTGAAGAAAGATAAACGTTTTTCAAAGGTTTTTGTGATTGGGCATAGTGAAGGAGCCCTTATTGGTTCGATAGTGGCCCGGAAAAAAAATGCTGCTGGATTTATTTCTTTAGAAGGTGCTGGTTATCCTCTGCAGAAAGTGCTTTTGCGGCAAATAAAGCAGAGAGCCCCGCAATACTATGATGAAAGTCGTAATATTTTGGCTGAACTGGCTCAGGGGAAAATTGTCCCTAAAGTTGATCCAGCATTACAGGCTTTATTTCGGCCTAGTGTGCAGCCATATCTAATATCAGAAATGCGTTATGATCCGGCCAGGGAAATAGGAAAACTAAAAATGCCAGTGCTTTTGCTGCAGGGAACAAATGATTTGCAGGTACAAGTTGCTGATGCGCAAGCTTTGTACCATGCTGCACCACAGGCAGAGCTTGTGATAATAAAAGGCATGAATCATATATTAAAAGATGTGCCAGATGATATAAAAAGTAATATTGAGTCATATGGGGATCCGCTTATTACTGTGGATAAAAAACTGCTGGCAGTAATAAAGAAGTTTATAAAATAAAGAGTAGTAAAATAGGACAGGAAAAATAATAATTTTTTATTTTTCCTGTCCTATTTCTTATGATAAAAATATTTAATGGCCGGCGATAAAAACATCTAATACCATTAAACCGGCTTGAAGTAACAATTTTGAAAGGTTTTTACCGCAGCGTAATGGAATATCTTTTATGCAGATTGTTACAGAAATATATTAACAAGGGAGAAACAAAAGGGTGGGATTGGTTGAATGAAAAATTGAACAGGAAATTAATAGCTATTATTCATGTCGTTTGCCGGTCATTTGAGAAATTTTTATTTTTAATACTATCGTCTTAGCATATGCTTTTTCTATATATTCAAGACCTTTATTATAGAAGTCAGGGCTGTATTTTTTTATTAAAAGAGCTAGGGCTTCTTTTTTTTCGGCATCATCAGCCATAATACTTATGGTACCGAATACTACAGCTGATTTAAATCGTGATGTGAACTTTTCCGGAACTATTTCAGCTTCAGATACTGCAGAAAAACACACAGCCTGATTACAGGAAATATTATTCATTTTATGTCCGTTGGCGGCACAATGAAGATATATGGCTGAATTACCATCATAGGAAAAATTCATGGGGATACTGTAAGGAGTGCCTTTATTATCTGCTGTTGCCAGCGTTCCGTAAGTAGCATCTTGCAGGACGATCTTTGTATCCTGTGTGGTGAGCTGGCGGTCCTTGCGGCGCATTTCATTAATCATATAAAATCCCTTCTTAGAAAATAAATTTTATTTCTTTAAGCCGGCGTTCTACTTCATTGACTATTTCTATTTCCTGTTTTTCATTGTCAGCTTCAAAAGTAACAGACATTCTTACATAATGTCCGGCATCATCCCAGGG is a window encoding:
- a CDS encoding alpha/beta hydrolase, whose product is MVKINWCAAIIIAVVFVLNVSDCFAQKSTEENVQIHLARGNIYGTLEVPASERPVPVALIIVGSGPTDRNGNNNYGLTNNCLKMLADGLAQDKIATLRYDKRGIGESKFNLNESELTIEDYINDAAALVDVLKKDKRFSKVFVIGHSEGALIGSIVARKKNAAGFISLEGAGYPLQKVLLRQIKQRAPQYYDESRNILAELAQGKIVPKVDPALQALFRPSVQPYLISEMRYDPAREIGKLKMPVLLLQGTNDLQVQVADAQALYHAAPQAELVIIKGMNHILKDVPDDIKSNIESYGDPLITVDKKLLAVIKKFIK
- a CDS encoding pyridoxamine 5'-phosphate oxidase family protein translates to MINEMRRKDRQLTTQDTKIVLQDATYGTLATADNKGTPYSIPMNFSYDGNSAIYLHCAANGHKMNNISCNQAVCFSAVSEAEIVPEKFTSRFKSAVVFGTISIMADDAEKKEALALLIKKYSPDFYNKGLEYIEKAYAKTIVLKIKISQMTGKRHE